GCGAGGACGCGGCCGAAGTGGGCGTCGGGCTGGAACGTCGCCACGAAGCCGTAGGCGCCGAGCGCGAGGACGCCGCCGGCCGCCCAGAGCCAGCCCTTGTGCTCGCGCACGCCCTGCCAGACCAGCCACGCGCCGCCGATCTCCAGGAGCGCGGCGAGGACGAAGAGGGCGGCGGAACGCAGGATCGACATGCGGGCAGCTTGGCATGTCGGGGGGCACCCCGCCGGGGCGGGTGTCACCTGATGGACGGCGCCTGTGGGGGGCTTCGCGTGGGATACATCGCAGTGCGAGTGCGAGTGCCCGCGCGCACACGAGTGTGCGGGTGTCCCGGCGGCTGAGGAGTGGGCGGTATGGGGAGAGTGCGGGTCGGTGTGGTGCGGGGCGGGCTGGTGTGGGGCGCGGCCGTGGCGGGGCTGGTGGTGGGGGCGGCGGTGCCGGCGGCGGCAGGGGCGGTGGGTTCCGCGGGCGGTGGCGCTGCCGCGGTCGGTGGCGCGGTGCCGGAGGCCGATCTCGCCTATCACGGGTTCGCCGTGATGTCCGCCGGGCTCGTCGACCTGGCGTTCACGCCGCGCAACCACGGTCCGGCCGCCGTCGCGGACGCGACCGTGCGGTTGCGGTGGTCGGCGCCGCTGACCGACCGGCAGGAGCTGCCGGAGGGGTGTGCGCGCTCGGGCCGGCAGGTGGTGCTGTGCCGGACGGGGGCGTTGCCCGCGGACGGGGTGGGGGAGCGGATCGGTCTGCGGGTGCGGGTGCTGGGCGCGCCGTCGGAGGTGGTGGTGGAGCTGGAGACGGTGTGGGGCGGCGGGGCGGTGGACCGTCATCGGGGGAACGACCGGCAGCGGGTACTCGTCCTGGACACCGGGGACCCGTACCACTTCTGAGGTGCCGTGCTCCGGACACCGCTCCACGGTATGGTTGAACGGTAAACAACCTGGAGGGTGAGCGAGCATGCAGTTCGGGATCTTCAGCGTCGGCGACGTCACGCCCGACCCGACCACCGGCCGGACCCCGACCGAGCGGGAGCGGATCAAGGCGATGGTCGCCATCGCGCTCAAGGCCGAGGAGGCCGGGCTCGACGTCTTCGCGACCGGCGAGCACCACAACCCGCCGTTCGTGCCCTCGTCCCCGACCACGATGCTCGGCTACGTCGCCGCCCGCACCGAGCGGCTGATCCTCTCCACGGCCACCACCCTCATCACCACCAACGACCCGGTGAAGATCGCCGAGGACTTCGCGATGCTCCAGCACCTGGCCGACGGCCGGGTGGACCTGATGCTGGGCCGCGGCAACACCGCCCCCGTCTACCCCTGGTTCGGCCAGGACATCCGGCAGGGCATCCCGCTCGCGATCGAGAACTACGCCCTCCTGCACCGGCTGTGGCGCGAGGAGGCCGTCGACTGGGAGGGGAAGTTCCGTACGCCCCTGCAGGGCTTCACCGCCACGCCCCGCCCCCTGGACGGCGTACCGCCGTTCGTCTGGCACGGGTCGATCCGCTCGCCGGAGATCGCCGAGCAGGCCGCGTTCTACGGCGACGGCTTCTTCCACAACAACATCTTCTGGCCCGCCGACCACACCAGGCGCATGGTCGAGCTGTACCGGGAGCGGTACGCGCACTACGGCCACGGCACGCCCGAGCAGGCGATCGTCGGCCTCGGCGGGCATGTGTTCATGCGGAAGAACGCGCAGGACGCGGTGCGCGAGTTCCGGCCCTACTTCGACGTCGCGCCGGTGTACGGGCACGGACCGTCGCTGGAGGACTTCATGGACCAGACGCCGCTGACCGTCGGCTCCCCGCAGCAGGTCATCGAGAAGACACTGGCCTTCCGCGACTACGCCGGCGACTACCAGCGCCAGCTGTTCCTCGTCGACCACGCCGGGCTGCCGCTGAAGACCGTGCTGGAGCAGATCGACCTGCTGGGCGAGGAGGTCGTGCCGGTGCTCCGCAAGGAGTTCGCCGTGGACCGCCCGGCGAACGTCCCGGACGCCCCGACACACGCCGCCCGGCTCGCCGCGACCCGGAGGTGAGAGGACGGTAGGCACCCTGCCCGCGGTTGCGCGCCCCTGGTGAGAGGGCAGTAAGAAGGACGCCCCGGTGCAGCTCATCCCCTCGCGCAGACCCGGCGGCGGGGCACACTGGACGCGTGTCCCAAACAGTGCTGCTCGCCGAAGACGACCGCGCCATCCGCAACGCCCTGGAGCGCGCCCTGACCCTGGAGGGCTACCAGGTCATGGCCGTCGCCGACGGTGTCGAGGCACTGGCGCAGGCCCACCGCAACCGCCCGGACGTCCTCGTCCTGGACGTGATGATGCCCGGCATCGACGGACTCCAGGTGTGCCGCGTGCTGCGCGCCGAGGGCGACCGGACGCCGATCCTGATGCTGACGGCCCTCGTGGAGACCGCCGACCGGATCGCCGGGCTGGACGCGGGCGCCGACGACTACGTGGTGAAGCCCTTCGACGTGGAGGAGGTCTTCGCCCGGCTGCGCGCGCTGCTGCGCCGCACCAGCCCGGTGGGGGTCGGCGGCGCGCCGGTGGCCGAGGCGCCCCGGCCGGTGCCCGAGCGGTTCATCGAGGCCGCCGGCGTCCGCATGGACCCGCAGGCGCGCCGGGCCTGGCGGGGCGCGCGCGAGCTGGAACTGACCCGCACCGAGTTCGAACTGCTGGAGCTGCTGGTCCGCAACTCGGGCATCGTCCTCGACCACTCGACGATCTACGACCGCATCTGGGGCTACGACTTCGGTCCCGGCTCGAAGAACCTCGCCGTCTACGTCGGCTACCTGCGCCGCAAGCTCGACGAGCCGGGCGCGCCGCAGCTGATCCACACGGTGCGCGGCGTGGGTTACGTGCTGCGGGAGGACTGAGTGGGCCGCCTGCGCCGGCTGCTGGCCGGGCGGCGGCCGGGACTGGTCTCGCTGCGGACCACGTTCGCGGTGTCGTTCGCGGCGGTCACGGCGGCCGTGACGATCCTGGTCGGCATCCTGTCGTACAGCGCGGCGGCCCGGCTGGTGCGGGTGGACCAGCAGACGGTGTTCGACGAGGTCGTGCAGGACCTGCGCGACGAGGTGCGGCAGAACCACATGACGCCCGGCGACTTCTCGTCCGCCGCGCCGGGCCATGACCTGGTGCGCCCCGCCCGGACGGACGTGCAGGTGCTCGGCCCGGACGGGCATGTCGTCGACCCGGGCCGTCCGGGGCTGCCGGTCACCGGCGCCGACGTGCGGATCGCCGCCGCGTCGGCGTCCGGGCGGGTGGTCGAGCACAAGGACGTCGACGTGGGCGACGACGTCTACCGCGTCGCGACCGTCTCCCTCGGCGGCGGCCGGGGCGCGGTGCAGGTCGCGCAGGAGTTCAGCGACGTCGAGGACCTGCTGCGGGCGCTCCAGCAGCGGACGCTGCTCCTGATGGCCGCGGTGGTCATCGGCGCCGGGCTGTTCGGCTGGTGGCTGGCCCGGCGGATCACGCGCCGCCTGGTCGTCCTGACCGACGCGGCCGAGGACGTCGCCCGCACCCGCCGCCTCGGCATCCAGGTGCCCGTCGCCGGACATGACGAGGTGGGCCGGCTGGGCCGGGCCTTCGACCGCATGCTCGGGCGGCTCGCCCAGTCCGAGGAGGACCAGCGCCGCCTGGTCCAGGACGCGGGCCACGAGCTGCGCACGCCGCTGACCTCGCTGCGGACGAACATCTCCCTGCTCCGCCGGATCGACGAACTCCCGCCGGAGACCCGCGAGGAACTCGTCGCCGACCTGGGGCAGGAGGCCCGGGAGCTGACCGACCTGGTCAACGAGCTGGTCGACCTCGCGGCCGGGCAGTCCGACACGGAGCCGCCGCAGCGGGTGAACATCGCCGACATCGCGGAGGAGGTGGCGGGCCTCGCCCGGCGCCGCAGCGGACGGCGGATCGTGCTGCGCGCGAGCGGCGACACCACGACCGACGGGCGGCCCGGGATGCTGACCCGGGCGCTGTCCAACCTCGTCGAGAACGCCGTGAAGTTCGACCAGCGTGGCACGGCCCCCATCGAGATCGTCGTCGCCGGGCCCGCCCGGCCCGGCACGATCCGCGTCGAGGTCCTCGACCGGGGCCCCGGCATAGCCGAGAAGGACCTCGACCGCGTCTTCGACCGCTTCTACCGCGCGGCCGACGCCCGCTCCCTGCCGGGCTCCGGCCTGGGCCTGTCCATCGTCCGCGAGGTGGCCCTCGCACACGGTGGAGCACCGTTCGCGTTCCGCCGGGACGGCGGCGGCACGGTGATCGGCTTCACGGTGGGCGGCGGCATCGACTGACACACCTGTCGCGCCTGGCCGCCCGCACCCCATCCCGCTGGACCCGGGCCGCCTCCCCGCGTACGAACCCCCCGGGCCGAGCAGGTATGCGTGCGGGGACGCGACCGTCGCGCCCCGGGTGAGGGGAGGACCGGCAGCGTGCTGAGTGACGAGGAGGCCGCCGCCCTGGCGGAGATCGACGAGGCGGCCCTGGCCCGGACCCTTCAGGAGCTGATCGCCGTGCCCAGCGTGACCGGCAGCGCCGCCGAGTCGGAGCTGCAGCACCAGCTGGCGGGCCGGCTGGAGTGGCTCGGCCTGGAGACCGACCTGTGGTCGATGGACCTGCCCGCCCTCCGGGCCCACCCGGACTTCCCGGGCACGGAGGCGCCCCGCGACGAGGCCTGGGGCCTGGTCGGCACCACCCCCGACGGCGGCGACGGGCCCACCCTGATCCTCCAGGGCCACGTCGACGTCGTACCGCCCGGCGACCCCGCCGCCTGGGACGGTGACCCGTTCGTGCCCCGGGTGACCGGGGACGTCGTCCACGGGCGCGGCGCCTGCGACATGAAGGCCGGCATAGCCGCGCACCTCGCCGCGCTGGCCGCGATCCGCGCGGCCGGGATCCGCCTGCGCGGCCGGATCGCCGTGCACTTCGTCGTCGGCGAGGAGGACGGCGGCCTCGGCGCCTTCGGCACCCTCCAGCGGGGCCACGGCGGCGACGCCTGCGTCATCGCCGAGCCCACCGCGGGCACGCTGATCACCGCCAACGCCGGTGCCCTGACGTTCCGCGTCACCGTGCCCGGCCGGGCCGCCCACGCCAGTTCCCGGGAGCGGGGCGTGAGCGCGATCGACGCGTACCTGCCCCTGCACCAGGCCCTGGCCCGCCTGGAGGCCGTACGCAACACCGATCCGGACCCGCTGCTGGCCGAGTACCCCATCCCCTACGCGCTCTCCGTCGGCACGGTGCGCTCCGGCGACTGGGCGAGCAGCGTCCCGGACCTGCTCGTCGCCGAGGGCCGGCTCGGCGTACGCCTCGACGAGGACCCGGACGACGCGCGCCGCGCCCTGGAGGAGTGCGTCGCCGAGGCCGCCGCCGCCGACCCCTGGCTCCGCGCCCACCCGCCGGCCGTGACCTGGCCCGGCGGCCGGTTCGCCCCCGGCCGCCTGCCCGACGGCCATCCCCTGCCCGGCCTCCTGCGCGGCGCCTGGTCCGACACGGCGGGCGGCCCCGCCCTGCGCGAACGCGGCGCGACGTACGGCAGCG
This genomic stretch from Streptomyces sp. Go-475 harbors:
- a CDS encoding YnfA family protein, whose protein sequence is MSILRSAALFVLAALLEIGGAWLVWQGVREHKGWLWAAGGVLALGAYGFVATFQPDAHFGRVLAAYGGIFVAGSILWGVVADGYRPDRWDITGALICLAGMAVIMYAPRGN
- a CDS encoding LLM class flavin-dependent oxidoreductase, which gives rise to MQFGIFSVGDVTPDPTTGRTPTERERIKAMVAIALKAEEAGLDVFATGEHHNPPFVPSSPTTMLGYVAARTERLILSTATTLITTNDPVKIAEDFAMLQHLADGRVDLMLGRGNTAPVYPWFGQDIRQGIPLAIENYALLHRLWREEAVDWEGKFRTPLQGFTATPRPLDGVPPFVWHGSIRSPEIAEQAAFYGDGFFHNNIFWPADHTRRMVELYRERYAHYGHGTPEQAIVGLGGHVFMRKNAQDAVREFRPYFDVAPVYGHGPSLEDFMDQTPLTVGSPQQVIEKTLAFRDYAGDYQRQLFLVDHAGLPLKTVLEQIDLLGEEVVPVLRKEFAVDRPANVPDAPTHAARLAATRR
- a CDS encoding response regulator transcription factor, with the protein product MSQTVLLAEDDRAIRNALERALTLEGYQVMAVADGVEALAQAHRNRPDVLVLDVMMPGIDGLQVCRVLRAEGDRTPILMLTALVETADRIAGLDAGADDYVVKPFDVEEVFARLRALLRRTSPVGVGGAPVAEAPRPVPERFIEAAGVRMDPQARRAWRGARELELTRTEFELLELLVRNSGIVLDHSTIYDRIWGYDFGPGSKNLAVYVGYLRRKLDEPGAPQLIHTVRGVGYVLRED
- a CDS encoding HAMP domain-containing sensor histidine kinase, producing MGRLRRLLAGRRPGLVSLRTTFAVSFAAVTAAVTILVGILSYSAAARLVRVDQQTVFDEVVQDLRDEVRQNHMTPGDFSSAAPGHDLVRPARTDVQVLGPDGHVVDPGRPGLPVTGADVRIAAASASGRVVEHKDVDVGDDVYRVATVSLGGGRGAVQVAQEFSDVEDLLRALQQRTLLLMAAVVIGAGLFGWWLARRITRRLVVLTDAAEDVARTRRLGIQVPVAGHDEVGRLGRAFDRMLGRLAQSEEDQRRLVQDAGHELRTPLTSLRTNISLLRRIDELPPETREELVADLGQEARELTDLVNELVDLAAGQSDTEPPQRVNIADIAEEVAGLARRRSGRRIVLRASGDTTTDGRPGMLTRALSNLVENAVKFDQRGTAPIEIVVAGPARPGTIRVEVLDRGPGIAEKDLDRVFDRFYRAADARSLPGSGLGLSIVREVALAHGGAPFAFRRDGGGTVIGFTVGGGID
- a CDS encoding ArgE/DapE family deacylase — protein: MLSDEEAAALAEIDEAALARTLQELIAVPSVTGSAAESELQHQLAGRLEWLGLETDLWSMDLPALRAHPDFPGTEAPRDEAWGLVGTTPDGGDGPTLILQGHVDVVPPGDPAAWDGDPFVPRVTGDVVHGRGACDMKAGIAAHLAALAAIRAAGIRLRGRIAVHFVVGEEDGGLGAFGTLQRGHGGDACVIAEPTAGTLITANAGALTFRVTVPGRAAHASSRERGVSAIDAYLPLHQALARLEAVRNTDPDPLLAEYPIPYALSVGTVRSGDWASSVPDLLVAEGRLGVRLDEDPDDARRALEECVAEAAAADPWLRAHPPAVTWPGGRFAPGRLPDGHPLPGLLRGAWSDTAGGPALRERGATYGSDLRLYAGAGIPTLQFGPGDIQVAHSAGERVSLREVVAVTRALVVGALRVVGTK